In one window of Azotobacter salinestris DNA:
- the rplQ gene encoding 50S ribosomal protein L17, which yields MRHRKSGRHLSRTSAHRKAMFQNMAVSLFEHELIKTTLPKAKELRRVAEPLITLAKEDSVANRRLAFDRTRSKAAVGKLFNDLGKRYANRQGGYLRILKCGFRAGDNAPMAYVELVDRPVAGEAAAAE from the coding sequence ATGCGTCATCGTAAAAGTGGCCGTCATCTGAGCCGCACCAGCGCACATCGCAAGGCCATGTTCCAGAACATGGCGGTGTCGCTGTTCGAGCACGAACTGATCAAGACCACCCTGCCCAAGGCCAAGGAACTGCGTCGCGTTGCCGAGCCGCTGATCACCCTGGCCAAGGAAGACAGCGTCGCCAACCGCCGCCTGGCCTTCGACCGCACCCGTTCGAAAGCAGCTGTCGGCAAGCTGTTCAACGATCTGGGCAAGCGCTACGCCAATCGTCAGGGCGGTTATCTCCGCATCCTGAAGTGTGGTTTCCGTGCCGGCGACAACGCGCCGATGGCCTATGTCGAGCTGGTTGACCGTCCGGTCGCTGGTGAAGCTGCAGCTGCCGAATAA
- the rplR gene encoding 50S ribosomal protein L18, which produces MSVKKETRLRRARKARLKMRELETVRLCVYRSSQHIYAQVITADGGKVLASASTLDKELRDAATGNVDAAKKVGQLVAERAKAAGVTQVAFDRSGFKYHGRVKALADAAREGGLEF; this is translated from the coding sequence ATGAGCGTAAAGAAAGAAACTCGTCTGCGTCGCGCTCGCAAGGCACGCCTGAAAATGCGCGAGCTGGAAACTGTACGCCTTTGCGTGTACCGCTCTTCCCAGCACATCTACGCCCAAGTCATCACGGCCGACGGCGGCAAGGTTCTGGCTTCTGCCTCGACCTTGGACAAAGAACTGCGCGACGCTGCCACCGGCAACGTCGACGCGGCCAAGAAGGTTGGTCAACTGGTGGCCGAGCGTGCGAAGGCCGCTGGTGTAACCCAGGTGGCATTCGATCGTTCTGGCTTCAAGTACCACGGTCGTGTCAAGGCACTGGCCGATGCTGCTCGTGAAGGCGGGCTGGAGTTCTAA
- the rplO gene encoding 50S ribosomal protein L15, with protein MQLNDLRSAPGARREKLRPGRGIGSGLGKTGGRGHKGQTSRSGGKIAPGFEGGQQPLHRRLPKFGFTSLKALDRAEIRTSELAKVEGDVVTLQALKDANLINQNVRRVKVMLSGDVSRAVTLKGIAVTKGARAAIEAAGGKIED; from the coding sequence ATGCAACTGAACGATCTGCGTTCCGCGCCGGGTGCCCGGCGCGAGAAGCTGCGTCCGGGTCGTGGCATCGGCAGCGGTCTCGGCAAGACTGGTGGTCGCGGCCACAAGGGCCAGACCTCCCGCTCCGGTGGCAAGATCGCACCCGGCTTCGAAGGCGGTCAGCAGCCTCTGCACCGCCGCCTGCCCAAGTTCGGCTTCACTTCTCTGAAGGCCTTGGATCGTGCAGAAATTCGCACCTCCGAACTGGCTAAGGTGGAAGGTGATGTCGTGACTCTGCAGGCGCTGAAGGATGCCAATCTGATCAATCAGAACGTCCGTCGCGTGAAGGTCATGCTGTCTGGTGATGTGAGCCGGGCCGTTACTCTGAAGGGAATCGCCGTCACCAAGGGTGCGCGTGCGGCCATCGAAGCAGCTGGCGGTAAAATCGAGGACTAA
- a CDS encoding DNA-directed RNA polymerase subunit alpha yields the protein MQSSVNEFLTPRHIDVQAVSPTRAKITLEPLERGFGHTLGNALRRILLSSMPGCAVVEAEIDGVLHEYSAIEGVQEDVIEILLNLKGLAIKLHGRDEVTLSLSKKGPGAVTAADIQLDHDVEIVNGGHVIANLADNGVLNMKLKVARGRGYEPADARQSDEDESRSIGRLQLDASFSPVRRVAYVVENARVEQRTNLDKLVIDLETNGTLDPEEAIRRAATILQQQLAAFVDLKGDTAPVVVEQEDEIDPILLRPVDDLELTVRSANCLKAENIYYIGDLIQRTEVELLKTPNLGKKSLTEIKDVLASRGLSLGMRLDNWPPASLKKDDKATA from the coding sequence ATGCAGAGTTCGGTAAATGAGTTCCTGACCCCTCGCCACATCGATGTGCAGGCGGTCAGTCCGACCCGCGCCAAGATCACGCTCGAGCCTCTCGAGCGCGGTTTTGGTCATACCCTGGGCAATGCCCTGCGTCGCATCCTGCTGTCTTCCATGCCCGGCTGTGCAGTGGTCGAGGCGGAGATCGACGGCGTGCTTCATGAGTACAGCGCCATCGAAGGCGTGCAGGAAGATGTCATCGAGATCCTGCTCAACCTGAAGGGCCTGGCCATCAAGCTGCACGGGCGCGACGAAGTCACGCTGAGCCTGAGCAAGAAGGGCCCTGGCGCGGTCACCGCTGCCGATATTCAGCTGGATCATGATGTCGAAATCGTCAACGGCGGCCATGTAATCGCCAACCTGGCGGACAACGGCGTACTGAACATGAAGCTCAAGGTGGCTCGCGGGCGTGGCTATGAGCCCGCGGATGCCCGTCAGAGCGATGAGGATGAAAGCCGCAGCATCGGTCGTCTGCAGCTGGACGCTTCCTTCAGCCCGGTACGTCGTGTTGCCTACGTGGTGGAAAACGCCCGTGTCGAGCAGCGCACCAACTTGGACAAGCTGGTCATCGATCTGGAAACCAACGGTACCCTGGATCCTGAAGAGGCCATTCGCCGGGCCGCGACCATTCTGCAGCAGCAGCTGGCCGCGTTCGTCGACCTCAAGGGGGACACCGCACCGGTAGTGGTGGAGCAGGAAGACGAGATCGATCCGATCCTCCTGCGTCCGGTCGACGATCTGGAGCTGACCGTGCGTTCGGCCAACTGCCTGAAGGCGGAAAACATCTACTACATCGGTGACCTGATTCAGCGCACCGAAGTGGAGCTGTTGAAGACTCCGAACCTGGGCAAGAAGTCCCTGACCGAGATCAAGGACGTTCTGGCTTCTCGTGGTCTGTCCCTCGGCATGCGCCTCGACAACTGGCCGCCGGCAAGTCTTAAGAAGGACGACAAGGCTACGGCCTGA
- the rpmD gene encoding 50S ribosomal protein L30 — MATVKVTLVKSLNGRLANHKACVKGLGLRRIGHTVEVQDTPENRGMINKAYYLLRVEG, encoded by the coding sequence ATGGCAACTGTCAAAGTCACTCTGGTCAAGAGCCTGAATGGTCGTCTGGCCAACCACAAGGCCTGCGTCAAGGGGCTGGGCCTGCGTCGTATCGGTCACACCGTCGAGGTCCAGGATACTCCTGAAAATCGCGGGATGATCAACAAGGCCTATTACCTGCTGCGTGTGGAGGGTTAA
- the rpsM gene encoding 30S ribosomal protein S13, producing the protein MARIAGVNIPDNKHTVISLTYIYGVGRTTAQAICAATGVNPAAKIKDLSDEQIEQLRGEVAKFTTEGDLRREVNMKIKRLMDLGCYRGLRHRRGLPVRGQRTKTNARTRKGPRKPIRK; encoded by the coding sequence ATGGCCCGTATCGCAGGCGTAAACATTCCGGATAACAAGCATACTGTTATCTCGCTGACCTACATCTATGGTGTCGGTCGTACCACTGCACAGGCTATCTGTGCTGCTACCGGTGTCAATCCGGCAGCAAAGATCAAGGATCTCTCGGACGAGCAGATCGAGCAACTGCGTGGCGAAGTGGCCAAGTTCACTACCGAAGGTGACCTGCGCCGTGAAGTCAACATGAAAATCAAGCGCCTGATGGACCTGGGCTGCTACCGCGGTCTGCGTCATCGCCGTGGCCTGCCGGTTCGCGGTCAGCGCACCAAGACCAACGCCCGTACCCGCAAGGGCCCGCGCAAGCCGATCCGCAAGTAA
- the secY gene encoding preprotein translocase subunit SecY, which yields MAKQGALSALSNGGLSELWTRLRFLFLAIIVYRIGAHIPVPGINPDRLAELFQQNEGTILSLFNMFSGGALERMSIFALGIMPYISASIIMQLMTVVSPQLEQLKKEGEAGRRKISQYTRYGTLVLAIVQAFGMSVGLASQGVAFAADFGFYFVAVSTFVAGAMFMMWLGEQITERGVGNGISMLIFAGIVAGLPAAIGQSFESARQGDINIIALLAVALLAVAIIGFVVFVERGQRRIAVHYAKRQQGRKVFAAQTSHLPLKVNMAGVIPAIFASSILLFPASLGSWFGQSEGMGWLQDIAQAIAPGQPLNIILFSAGIIFFCFFYTALMFNPKDVAENLKKSGAFIPGIRPGEQSARYIDGVLTRLTIFGALYMTAVCLLPQFLVVAANVPFYLGGTSLLIVVVVVMDFMSQVQSHLVSHQYESLMKKSNLKGYGGGMLR from the coding sequence ATGGCTAAGCAAGGTGCTCTCTCCGCACTCAGCAATGGCGGGCTGTCCGAGCTCTGGACTCGGTTGAGGTTCCTGTTCCTGGCGATCATCGTCTATCGCATAGGCGCGCATATCCCAGTGCCCGGAATCAATCCCGACAGGCTGGCGGAACTGTTCCAACAGAACGAGGGAACCATTCTTAGCCTGTTCAACATGTTTTCCGGTGGTGCGCTGGAGCGGATGAGCATCTTTGCGCTGGGGATCATGCCGTACATCTCGGCATCGATCATCATGCAGCTGATGACCGTGGTCAGCCCCCAGCTGGAGCAGTTGAAGAAGGAGGGCGAGGCCGGTCGGCGCAAGATCAGTCAGTACACCCGTTACGGGACACTCGTTCTGGCGATCGTCCAGGCTTTCGGCATGTCCGTCGGCCTGGCCAGTCAGGGTGTGGCCTTCGCCGCCGACTTCGGTTTCTACTTCGTGGCGGTGAGCACCTTCGTGGCTGGTGCCATGTTCATGATGTGGCTGGGGGAGCAGATTACCGAGCGGGGTGTTGGCAACGGGATCTCGATGCTGATCTTTGCCGGGATCGTCGCCGGTCTGCCGGCTGCGATCGGTCAGTCGTTCGAGTCTGCCCGTCAAGGCGATATCAATATCATTGCTCTGCTTGCTGTCGCGCTCCTGGCTGTGGCGATCATCGGGTTCGTGGTCTTTGTCGAGCGTGGTCAGCGTCGTATCGCGGTGCACTACGCCAAGCGTCAACAAGGTCGCAAGGTTTTCGCTGCGCAGACCAGCCACTTGCCGCTGAAGGTGAATATGGCAGGCGTGATTCCGGCCATTTTTGCTAGCAGCATTCTGCTGTTTCCGGCTTCGCTGGGCTCCTGGTTCGGTCAGTCGGAAGGCATGGGTTGGTTGCAGGACATAGCCCAGGCCATCGCGCCCGGTCAGCCGTTGAACATCATCCTGTTCAGTGCAGGAATCATTTTCTTCTGCTTCTTCTATACTGCGCTGATGTTCAATCCCAAGGATGTGGCGGAAAACCTGAAAAAATCGGGTGCCTTCATTCCTGGCATCAGGCCGGGTGAGCAGTCGGCACGCTATATCGATGGTGTGCTGACCCGCTTGACCATTTTTGGTGCTCTCTACATGACGGCGGTCTGCCTGCTTCCGCAGTTCCTAGTGGTGGCAGCCAACGTGCCGTTCTATCTTGGCGGGACTTCGTTGCTGATCGTGGTAGTGGTTGTGATGGACTTTATGTCGCAAGTACAATCGCACCTCGTTTCGCACCAGTACGAATCCCTGATGAAGAAAAGCAACCTGAAGGGCTATGGCGGCGGCATGCTCCGCTGA
- the rplF gene encoding 50S ribosomal protein L6 — MSRVAKNPVKLPAGVEIKLAGQQLSVKGAKGSLELNVHPSVEVIQDAGELRFAARNGDQQNRAMAGTTRALVNNMVIGVSQGFERKLQLVGVGYKAQAKGQILSLALGFSHPVDYELPQGITAETPSQTDILIKGVDKQLVGQVAAEIRDFRRPEPYKGKGVRYSDEVVHRKEAKKK; from the coding sequence ATGTCTCGCGTTGCTAAGAACCCCGTCAAGCTGCCCGCTGGCGTGGAGATCAAGCTGGCTGGTCAGCAGCTTTCGGTGAAGGGAGCGAAAGGCTCCCTCGAATTGAATGTGCATCCCTCCGTCGAGGTCATCCAGGATGCTGGTGAGCTGCGTTTTGCTGCCCGCAATGGCGATCAGCAGAACAGGGCCATGGCCGGTACCACCCGCGCCCTCGTCAACAACATGGTGATTGGCGTCAGTCAGGGCTTCGAGCGCAAGCTGCAACTGGTTGGCGTTGGTTACAAGGCGCAGGCCAAGGGGCAAATCCTGTCCCTGGCGCTTGGCTTCTCCCATCCGGTGGATTACGAGCTGCCGCAAGGCATCACCGCGGAAACCCCCAGCCAGACCGATATCCTGATCAAGGGCGTCGACAAGCAGCTGGTTGGTCAGGTGGCAGCCGAAATTCGCGATTTCCGCCGTCCCGAGCCGTATAAGGGCAAGGGTGTGCGGTATTCCGACGAAGTGGTCCATCGTAAAGAAGCCAAGAAGAAGTAG
- the rpsK gene encoding 30S ribosomal protein S11 produces the protein MAKPAARPRKKVKKTVVDGIAHIHASFNNTIVTITDRQGNALSWATSGGSGFRGSRKSTPFAAQVAAERAGQAALEYGLKNLDVNVKGPGPGRESAVRALNACGYKIASITDVTPIPHNGCRPPKKRRV, from the coding sequence ATGGCAAAACCTGCTGCTCGTCCTCGTAAAAAAGTCAAAAAGACCGTGGTGGATGGTATCGCCCACATCCATGCGTCTTTCAACAACACCATCGTGACCATCACCGATCGTCAGGGTAACGCCCTTTCCTGGGCCACCTCCGGCGGCTCCGGTTTCCGTGGCTCGCGCAAGAGCACCCCGTTTGCTGCCCAGGTGGCTGCCGAGCGTGCCGGCCAGGCCGCCTTGGAATATGGGCTGAAAAACCTCGACGTGAACGTCAAGGGGCCTGGTCCGGGTCGTGAGTCCGCTGTGCGTGCCCTCAATGCCTGCGGTTACAAGATTGCCAGCATCACCGACGTGACCCCGATCCCGCATAACGGCTGCCGTCCGCCGAAGAAGCGTCGCGTGTAA
- the rpsE gene encoding 30S ribosomal protein S5, translated as MANNEQKRDEGYIEKLVQVNRVAKTVKGGRIFTFTALTVVGDGKGRVGFGRGKSREVPAAIQKAMEAARRNMIQVDLSGTTLQYPVKSAHGASRVYMQPASDGTGIIAGGAMRAVLEVAGVQNVLAKCYGSTNPVNVVYATFKGLKEMQSPEAVAAKRGKSVEEIL; from the coding sequence ATGGCAAATAACGAGCAAAAGCGCGACGAGGGCTACATCGAGAAGCTGGTCCAAGTCAATCGCGTTGCCAAGACTGTCAAGGGTGGGCGCATCTTTACCTTTACCGCGCTGACGGTCGTCGGCGATGGCAAAGGCCGCGTTGGCTTCGGTCGCGGCAAGTCCCGCGAGGTTCCGGCTGCCATTCAGAAAGCTATGGAAGCCGCTCGCCGCAACATGATTCAGGTTGATCTGAGCGGCACCACTCTGCAGTATCCGGTCAAGTCTGCCCATGGCGCTTCCCGGGTTTACATGCAGCCTGCCAGTGACGGTACCGGGATCATCGCTGGCGGTGCCATGCGTGCCGTCCTCGAAGTCGCAGGTGTCCAGAACGTTCTGGCCAAGTGCTACGGCTCGACCAATCCGGTGAACGTGGTTTATGCCACCTTCAAGGGGCTGAAGGAAATGCAGTCCCCCGAGGCCGTGGCAGCCAAGCGTGGCAAGAGCGTCGAGGAGATTCTCTGA
- the rpsH gene encoding 30S ribosomal protein S8, with amino-acid sequence MSMQDPLADMLTRIRNAQMAEKTVVSMPSSKLKVAVANVLKNEGYISDYQVSSDMKPLLSIELKYFEGRPVIEELKRVSRPGLRQYKSVDQLPKVRGGLGVSIVSTNKGVMTDRAARAAGVGGEVLCTVF; translated from the coding sequence ATGAGTATGCAGGACCCGTTAGCGGACATGCTAACTCGTATCCGTAATGCCCAGATGGCTGAGAAGACCGTCGTGAGCATGCCGTCTTCCAAGCTGAAGGTGGCCGTGGCCAATGTTCTCAAGAACGAGGGTTACATTTCGGATTATCAAGTCAGCAGCGATATGAAGCCGTTGCTGTCCATCGAGCTCAAGTATTTCGAGGGCCGTCCGGTCATCGAGGAGCTCAAGCGCGTGAGCCGCCCCGGCCTGCGTCAGTACAAGTCTGTCGATCAGCTGCCGAAAGTACGTGGTGGTCTGGGCGTTTCGATCGTATCCACCAATAAGGGTGTGATGACCGATCGTGCGGCTCGTGCTGCCGGTGTTGGTGGCGAAGTGCTCTGCACCGTGTTCTAA
- the rpmJ gene encoding 50S ribosomal protein L36, with protein sequence MKVRASVKKLCRNCKIIRRDGVVRVICSAEPRHKQRQG encoded by the coding sequence ATGAAAGTTCGTGCGTCGGTGAAGAAGCTGTGCCGCAACTGCAAGATCATCCGTCGCGACGGCGTCGTGCGCGTGATCTGCAGCGCGGAGCCGCGTCACAAGCAGCGCCAAGGCTGA
- the rpsD gene encoding 30S ribosomal protein S4 has product MARYIGPKCKLSRREGTDLFLKSGSRALESKCKVESAPGIHGQRRGRLSEYGTQLREKQKVRRIYGVLERQFSGYYKEASRRKGSTGENLLQLLECRLDNVVYRMGFGATRAESRQLVSHKAITVNGQAVNIPSYQIKAGDVVAVREKAKNQLRIGQALELCAQRGRVEWVEVDTEKKSGVFKSVPARSDLSADINENLIVELYSK; this is encoded by the coding sequence ATGGCACGTTACATTGGTCCCAAATGCAAGCTGTCCCGTCGCGAAGGCACTGACCTGTTCTTGAAGAGCGGCTCCCGTGCGCTCGAATCCAAGTGCAAGGTCGAGTCGGCCCCGGGTATCCATGGCCAGCGTCGTGGTCGCCTGTCCGAGTACGGCACCCAGCTGCGAGAGAAGCAGAAGGTCCGCCGCATCTACGGCGTGCTGGAGCGCCAGTTCAGCGGTTACTACAAGGAAGCCAGCCGTCGCAAGGGTTCCACCGGCGAGAACCTGCTGCAGCTGCTTGAGTGCCGTCTGGACAACGTCGTCTACCGCATGGGCTTCGGCGCTACTCGTGCCGAATCTCGCCAGCTGGTTTCGCACAAGGCCATTACCGTCAATGGCCAAGCCGTGAACATCCCGTCCTACCAGATCAAGGCTGGTGATGTCGTGGCCGTTCGCGAAAAAGCCAAGAATCAGCTGCGCATTGGCCAGGCTCTCGAACTCTGCGCCCAGCGCGGCCGTGTCGAGTGGGTTGAAGTGGATACTGAGAAGAAGTCTGGCGTGTTCAAGAGCGTGCCGGCTCGCAGCGACCTGTCCGCCGACATCAACGAAAACCTGATTGTCGAGCTCTACTCCAAGTAA